A window of the Candidatus Deferrimicrobiaceae bacterium genome harbors these coding sequences:
- a CDS encoding GspE/PulE family protein, which yields MADPAPAAKPSGGAAPRKFLGERLIDAGLLTQDQLELGLREQKRTGDRIGEILINLGFVTQELISSVLASEAGVTFVALDNYLIEPKALKCVPEAMARRFKIVPILLEPPKLTIAMANVFDVLAIDEVQRATGFVVDVVSTTESNILSAIEQYYVGGGSLEEIIQKSVRQVEAGRVSESDLAAGAPIIRLVDQLFLTAVQEGGTDIHFEPEERVFRIRFRVDGKLRPGPSLPKELQPAVTARVKILSGLNIAETRLPQDGKINFYVGKRKIDLRVSTLPTVHGENMVLRVLDKSKVVIGLESLGFSERNNAVFRTALDSRNGIILVCGPTGSGKTTTLYSALSYINGLDRSIITLEDPVEYELPIIRQCQINLKAGLTFAAGLRSILRHDPDVILVGEMRDGETAELAIRSALTGHLVFSTLHTNDASGAIPRLVNMGQEPFLVASSLRAVIGQLLMRTTCSQCRVPYVPTAEAIERAQLSSEELASAAFLTGEGCEVCGKTGYKGRVGIHEILEISPEITRIVMQRCNSAEIQDIAVAEGMITMRRDAVAKALAGKTTLEEALRTS from the coding sequence GTGGCTGATCCCGCCCCGGCCGCCAAGCCGTCCGGCGGGGCCGCGCCCCGCAAGTTCCTCGGCGAGCGGCTCATCGACGCGGGCCTGCTCACGCAGGACCAGCTCGAGCTGGGGCTGCGCGAGCAGAAGCGCACCGGCGACCGGATCGGCGAGATCCTCATCAACCTGGGGTTCGTCACCCAGGAGCTGATCTCGTCGGTGCTCGCCTCCGAGGCGGGCGTCACCTTCGTTGCGCTCGACAACTACCTCATCGAGCCCAAGGCGCTCAAGTGCGTGCCCGAGGCGATGGCGCGCCGCTTCAAGATCGTCCCCATCCTGCTCGAGCCGCCCAAGCTGACGATCGCCATGGCCAACGTCTTCGACGTCCTCGCGATCGACGAGGTGCAGCGCGCGACCGGATTCGTGGTCGACGTCGTGTCCACGACCGAGTCGAACATCCTTTCCGCCATCGAGCAGTACTACGTCGGCGGGGGCTCGCTCGAAGAGATCATCCAGAAGTCGGTCCGGCAGGTCGAGGCGGGCCGCGTCTCCGAGTCCGACCTGGCCGCGGGCGCCCCGATCATCCGGCTGGTCGACCAGCTCTTCCTCACCGCGGTGCAGGAAGGCGGCACCGACATCCATTTCGAGCCCGAGGAGCGCGTCTTCCGCATCCGCTTCCGCGTCGACGGCAAGCTGCGCCCGGGTCCCTCGCTTCCCAAGGAGTTGCAGCCCGCGGTCACGGCGCGCGTGAAGATCCTTTCCGGACTCAACATCGCCGAGACGCGGCTCCCGCAGGACGGCAAGATCAACTTCTACGTCGGCAAGCGCAAGATCGACCTGCGCGTCTCGACGCTGCCGACCGTCCACGGCGAGAACATGGTGCTGCGCGTCCTCGACAAGAGCAAGGTCGTCATCGGCCTCGAGTCGCTCGGCTTCTCCGAGCGCAACAACGCCGTCTTCCGCACGGCGCTCGACAGCCGCAACGGCATCATCCTGGTATGCGGACCCACCGGCTCGGGCAAGACGACGACGCTTTACTCGGCGCTCTCCTACATCAACGGTCTCGACCGCAGCATCATCACGCTCGAGGACCCGGTCGAGTACGAGCTGCCGATCATCCGCCAGTGCCAGATCAACCTGAAGGCGGGGCTCACCTTTGCGGCGGGGCTGCGCTCGATCCTGCGGCATGACCCCGACGTCATCCTGGTCGGCGAGATGCGCGACGGCGAGACGGCCGAGCTGGCGATCCGCTCTGCGCTGACCGGCCACCTCGTGTTTTCGACGCTGCACACCAACGACGCCTCGGGCGCCATCCCGCGCCTCGTCAACATGGGCCAGGAACCGTTCCTCGTCGCTTCGTCGCTGCGCGCGGTCATCGGGCAGCTGCTGATGCGGACCACCTGCTCGCAGTGCCGCGTCCCCTATGTCCCGACGGCCGAGGCGATCGAGCGGGCGCAGCTTTCCTCCGAGGAGCTCGCCTCCGCTGCATTCCTCACCGGCGAGGGGTGCGAGGTGTGCGGGAAGACGGGCTACAAGGGGCGCGTGGGCATCCACGAGATCCTCGAGATCTCGCCCGAGATTACGCGGATCGTCATGCAGCGGTGCAACAGCGCCGAGATCCAGGACATCGCCGTGGCCGAGGGAATGATCACCATGCGGCGCGACGCCGTCGCGAAGGCGCTCGCCGGCAAGACCACGCTCGAAGAAGCGTTGAGGACGTCGTAG
- a CDS encoding tetratricopeptide repeat protein, giving the protein MSLLQDALRKLQKEERIQRAPELPPPTPLDPAPSALPAPPALSGRRTLWLVLGALGLTLAAASAVLVVALPSKSTLKPMARREAPVVVPAASAVPASPVDNAAAAAQTSAPPASRADNVPVAPLPESPAAAPEPEPKTMAKVRSARNPAPHRAVRVSPSGKGARGEAAAPAAMPPVASAPAVTAKAQAVPFASPATAAPVAPDAAPAAAVRERVSPAPSVQDRAWTVARFNEGIAAQRRGDWAGAEAAFAEVAAREPSLVEAWNGTGVARMRQKKTEGAKSAFARAIALDPAYAPALVNAGLLSMQAEGKTEEAARYFSRAAVADPASPAPRVNLAIAQMRLGQLPEAAETLAAARRRFPGNPDLLYNLGAVYERSGDRPRAVAAWKAFLKAAGGHSPALETAVRGRLADWNEPSH; this is encoded by the coding sequence ATGAGCCTCCTCCAGGACGCCCTCCGGAAGCTTCAGAAAGAGGAACGGATCCAGCGCGCGCCCGAGCTTCCGCCGCCGACGCCGCTCGACCCGGCCCCTTCGGCGCTCCCCGCCCCGCCCGCCCTGTCGGGCCGCCGAACGCTTTGGCTCGTGCTCGGCGCCCTGGGCTTGACGCTCGCGGCCGCCAGCGCCGTGCTGGTCGTCGCCCTTCCGTCGAAGAGCACGCTCAAGCCCATGGCACGACGCGAGGCGCCCGTTGTCGTCCCCGCGGCGTCCGCGGTTCCCGCTTCACCTGTCGACAATGCGGCGGCGGCGGCGCAGACGTCCGCCCCGCCCGCTTCCCGGGCGGACAACGTCCCCGTCGCGCCGTTGCCCGAGTCGCCGGCAGCTGCGCCCGAGCCCGAGCCGAAGACGATGGCGAAGGTCCGATCCGCGCGCAATCCGGCCCCGCATCGGGCGGTCCGCGTATCCCCTTCCGGAAAGGGCGCCCGCGGGGAAGCCGCCGCGCCCGCCGCGATGCCCCCCGTCGCGTCAGCTCCGGCCGTGACCGCGAAGGCCCAGGCGGTCCCGTTCGCATCGCCGGCGACCGCGGCCCCTGTCGCGCCGGATGCCGCACCCGCGGCGGCGGTTCGGGAGCGCGTCTCGCCGGCCCCGTCCGTACAGGATCGCGCCTGGACGGTGGCGCGTTTCAACGAAGGGATCGCTGCCCAGCGGCGCGGCGACTGGGCCGGGGCCGAGGCCGCATTTGCCGAAGTCGCGGCGCGCGAGCCGTCGCTGGTCGAGGCCTGGAACGGCACCGGGGTGGCGCGGATGCGCCAGAAGAAGACGGAAGGGGCGAAATCGGCGTTCGCGCGTGCGATTGCACTCGATCCGGCGTATGCGCCCGCCCTGGTCAACGCAGGCCTCCTGTCGATGCAGGCCGAGGGGAAGACCGAGGAGGCCGCGCGCTATTTCTCCCGTGCCGCGGTTGCCGACCCGGCGTCTCCGGCGCCGCGGGTCAACCTGGCGATCGCGCAGATGCGGCTCGGGCAGTTGCCCGAGGCGGCGGAGACGCTTGCCGCGGCCCGACGCCGCTTCCCCGGGAACCCCGACTTGCTCTACAATCTGGGCGCCGTCTACGAGCGGTCGGGCGACCGGCCCCGCGCCGTCGCCGCCTGGAAAGCGTTCCTCAAGGCAGCGGGCGGGCATAGCCCCGCCCTGGAAACGGCGGTCCGGGGACGCCTGGCCGATTGGAACGAACCATCGCACTAG
- a CDS encoding type II secretion system F family protein, whose amino-acid sequence MPRYAYEAVDDYGKRVQGALMAADENALRNALAGMSLYLVKATERAGGGASSLFRKKIKRDDLIQFTFHFKTLIGAGIPLVSALGDLAEQTENPELRDVLQDIRRNLQSGATLSDSFALHPNVFPEIFGNILRAGETTGNLDSVLDDLTKFLTWQEELSGTIKQATYYPATLLSAVGMLIFVLFSFVFPRFLMIFKGANIELPAPTRVVIAISVFFRDYGVFLVVGVVAVIFAYRFYRKTEKGRLVTDRWKLKMPLMGHVIRAIEISQFCHYLASLFRAGVEMTHALWIVEKLVGNKVIAQVIHEAREDLMAGGSLSASLRKSGEFPPMVLRMVSAGESTGNLDGCLENVSEFYDREVPKLLKKTFAVMEPLIILVLAVVVLGAALAFFLALYKMVGSLSK is encoded by the coding sequence ATGCCGAGATACGCATACGAGGCGGTCGACGACTACGGCAAGCGGGTGCAGGGCGCGCTCATGGCGGCCGACGAGAATGCGCTCCGGAACGCGCTCGCAGGGATGTCCCTTTACCTCGTCAAGGCGACCGAGCGGGCGGGCGGGGGCGCGTCGAGCCTGTTCCGGAAAAAGATCAAGCGCGACGACCTCATCCAGTTCACCTTCCACTTCAAGACGCTGATCGGCGCGGGCATCCCGCTGGTCTCGGCGCTGGGCGACCTCGCCGAGCAGACCGAGAACCCCGAGCTTCGCGACGTGCTCCAGGACATCCGGCGCAACCTGCAGTCGGGCGCCACACTGTCCGACTCGTTCGCGCTCCATCCCAATGTGTTTCCCGAGATCTTCGGCAACATCCTCCGGGCGGGCGAGACGACCGGGAACCTCGACTCGGTGCTCGACGACCTCACCAAGTTCCTCACCTGGCAGGAGGAGCTCTCGGGCACGATCAAGCAGGCGACCTATTACCCGGCCACGCTTCTTTCCGCCGTCGGGATGCTCATCTTCGTCCTCTTCTCGTTCGTCTTCCCGCGCTTCCTGATGATCTTCAAGGGGGCCAACATCGAGCTGCCCGCGCCCACCCGGGTCGTCATCGCGATCAGCGTCTTCTTCCGCGACTACGGCGTCTTCCTGGTCGTGGGCGTCGTCGCCGTCATCTTCGCCTACCGCTTCTACCGGAAGACCGAGAAGGGGCGTCTCGTCACCGATCGATGGAAGCTCAAGATGCCGCTGATGGGGCACGTGATCCGCGCCATCGAGATCAGCCAGTTCTGCCATTACCTCGCGTCGCTCTTCCGCGCGGGCGTCGAGATGACGCATGCCCTCTGGATCGTCGAGAAGCTGGTCGGCAACAAGGTCATCGCCCAGGTCATCCACGAAGCGCGCGAAGATCTCATGGCGGGCGGCAGCCTCTCGGCCTCGCTGCGCAAGTCGGGCGAGTTCCCGCCGATGGTGCTTCGCATGGTGTCCGCCGGGGAGAGCACGGGAAACCTCGACGGCTGCCTCGAGAACGTCTCCGAGTTCTACGACCGCGAAGTGCCCAAGCTGCTCAAGAAGACGTTCGCGGTGATGGAGCCGCTCATCATCCTCGTGCTGGCCGTCGTCGTCCTGGGCGCCGCCCTCGCCTTTTTCCTGGCGCTCTACAAGATGGTCGGGTCGCTGTCGAAATGA
- a CDS encoding AAA family ATPase has product MYESAFGLTEKPFSLTPDPDYLFLSESHQQALDHLLFGLESGDGFIVVTGEVGVGKTTVCRALLRRLSDRYVTSIVLNPMLTEKELIRGILEDFGAECGGGGTKKDHLDALDRFLLASAEAGKRPVLIIDEAQDLTPSLLEQVRLLSNLETEKRKLIQIVLIGQRELKEKLAMDALRQLDQRVTVRAQIRPLDRKAMRRYVDHRLSVAGAGGRQLVTDGAEGALFRCSGGVPRVVNMLCDRAFLSASLRNGAAIDAADVRRAADSVFDRGWRMRRMLRMFPKAAAVLAALAVAAKTGRGA; this is encoded by the coding sequence ATGTACGAGAGCGCGTTCGGGCTGACCGAAAAACCGTTTTCCCTGACGCCCGACCCGGACTACCTGTTCCTGTCCGAGAGCCACCAGCAGGCGCTCGACCACCTGCTGTTCGGGCTCGAAAGCGGCGACGGCTTCATCGTGGTCACGGGCGAGGTGGGCGTCGGAAAGACGACCGTCTGCCGGGCGCTGCTCCGGCGGCTGTCCGACCGGTACGTCACGTCGATCGTCCTCAACCCGATGCTGACCGAGAAGGAGCTGATCCGCGGCATCCTCGAGGATTTCGGGGCCGAATGCGGCGGCGGGGGGACGAAGAAAGACCATCTCGACGCGCTCGACCGGTTCCTGCTGGCGTCGGCCGAGGCGGGAAAGCGGCCGGTGCTGATCATCGACGAGGCGCAGGACTTGACGCCCTCGCTGCTCGAGCAGGTGCGGCTCCTTTCCAACCTCGAGACCGAAAAGCGGAAGCTGATCCAGATCGTCCTCATCGGGCAGCGGGAGCTGAAGGAGAAGCTGGCGATGGACGCGTTGAGGCAGCTCGACCAGCGGGTGACCGTCCGGGCGCAGATCCGGCCGCTCGACCGGAAGGCGATGCGGCGCTACGTCGACCACCGGCTTTCCGTGGCGGGCGCCGGCGGGCGGCAGCTGGTGACGGATGGCGCCGAAGGGGCGCTCTTCCGCTGCTCGGGCGGCGTGCCGCGCGTGGTCAACATGCTGTGCGACCGCGCCTTCCTGTCGGCGAGTCTTCGCAACGGGGCGGCGATCGACGCCGCGGACGTGCGCCGCGCCGCCGACTCGGTCTTCGATCGCGGATGGCGGATGCGCCGGATGCTCCGGATGTTCCCGAAGGCGGCGGCCGTGCTGGCCGCGCTTGCCGTCGCCGCGAAGACGGGGAGGGGGGCATGA
- a CDS encoding ASKHA domain-containing protein — MNNGNGHARGGATWTVPADVAPGATLLDALRDEGIVVPADCGGVGTCGLCAVRVVPASEPSAADLDHIDSPRIAQGWRLACGVAARPGMVAHLPEDATRVPASAREKKGRRSSGERADSPAAAPPAPKRSGIALAVDLGTTTVAAALVSLPGGEILAEASAPNTQRPYGGDVVSRIEYGSRGPAELGRLRDAAVESLRAAAAAACRAAGVRQTQIDGGAIACNPTMAHLLLGANPAPLGRAPFRLAVEGTLILAGKRIGFPGAPDALVTLLPAVSATLGGDAVGGAVALGFDRVGHDPRLLVDVGTNTEIVLAIPGRKRVLAASAASGGAFEGAAIACGMRAEAGAVTAAGWSGDDLTLTVVGGGAARGISGSGLLDLVALLLRFGIVDPSGRLLGRDALFGSAPPALLGRLLPGRDGDIRFLVSRAPGRTVTLSSADLRQLQLAKGAVRAALDLMLEEAGISPRDVAEVAVAGAFGAGIAEESAVATGLFPEDFRGKFTQGGNASLRAAVETLRDGRFAGRVDAFARRIRPLSLPDLPEFPARFLAAMEFARDSQVFPPFRR, encoded by the coding sequence ATGAACAACGGGAACGGGCATGCCCGCGGGGGCGCGACGTGGACGGTGCCGGCGGATGTCGCGCCGGGCGCGACGCTGCTCGACGCGCTGCGCGACGAGGGAATCGTCGTGCCCGCCGATTGCGGCGGGGTCGGCACGTGCGGGCTCTGTGCGGTCCGGGTAGTCCCCGCGTCGGAGCCGTCGGCTGCCGACTTGGACCATATCGATTCGCCCCGGATCGCGCAGGGGTGGCGATTGGCATGCGGCGTGGCCGCGCGGCCCGGGATGGTTGCGCATCTGCCGGAGGATGCGACCCGGGTCCCGGCTTCCGCCCGCGAAAAGAAGGGGCGTCGTTCCTCCGGCGAAAGGGCCGATTCCCCGGCGGCGGCCCCTCCCGCCCCGAAGAGGAGCGGCATCGCCCTCGCCGTCGACCTGGGTACGACGACGGTCGCCGCGGCGCTCGTGTCGCTTCCGGGCGGCGAGATTCTGGCGGAAGCCTCCGCACCCAATACGCAAAGGCCATACGGCGGCGACGTCGTCTCCCGGATCGAATACGGGTCGCGCGGGCCGGCCGAGCTTGGCCGACTGCGCGACGCCGCGGTCGAAAGCCTCCGCGCCGCGGCCGCGGCCGCCTGCCGCGCGGCCGGCGTGCGGCAGACGCAGATCGACGGCGGCGCGATCGCCTGCAATCCCACGATGGCGCACCTGCTCCTGGGAGCGAACCCTGCGCCGCTTGGCCGCGCGCCGTTCCGGCTGGCCGTCGAGGGGACGCTCATCCTCGCCGGTAAGCGGATCGGTTTCCCCGGCGCCCCCGACGCGCTCGTGACGCTCCTGCCCGCGGTCTCCGCGACGCTGGGCGGAGACGCCGTCGGCGGCGCCGTCGCGCTCGGATTCGACCGGGTGGGCCACGACCCTCGCCTGCTCGTCGACGTCGGCACCAACACCGAGATCGTGCTGGCGATCCCGGGGCGAAAGCGGGTCCTTGCCGCTTCGGCCGCGTCGGGTGGCGCCTTCGAGGGCGCCGCGATCGCCTGCGGCATGCGGGCCGAGGCCGGTGCGGTGACTGCCGCCGGCTGGTCGGGCGACGACCTGACATTGACGGTCGTTGGCGGCGGTGCGGCGCGCGGGATTTCCGGCTCCGGACTGCTCGACCTGGTCGCCCTGCTGCTCCGGTTCGGGATCGTCGACCCGTCGGGCCGCCTGCTCGGCCGCGACGCGCTGTTCGGCTCGGCGCCGCCCGCGCTCCTGGGCCGCCTTCTTCCCGGGCGGGACGGCGACATCCGGTTCCTCGTGTCGCGTGCACCCGGCCGCACGGTCACCCTCTCGTCCGCCGACCTCCGGCAGCTCCAGCTCGCGAAGGGGGCGGTCCGCGCGGCGCTCGACCTTATGCTGGAAGAAGCGGGAATTTCCCCGCGCGACGTCGCCGAGGTCGCGGTCGCGGGAGCCTTCGGCGCGGGCATCGCGGAGGAGAGCGCGGTCGCGACGGGGCTGTTCCCGGAAGATTTTCGGGGGAAGTTTACGCAAGGCGGGAACGCCTCGCTCCGGGCCGCGGTCGAGACGCTGCGCGACGGGCGGTTCGCCGGACGCGTCGACGCCTTCGCCCGACGGATCCGTCCGCTGTCGCTGCCCGACCTGCCGGAATTTCCCGCCCGTTTCCTGGCCGCGATGGAATTTGCGCGCGATTCTCAAGTTTTTCCGCCCTTCCGCCGATAA
- a CDS encoding polyprenyl synthetase family protein encodes MARAITDIDDVFHHISADLKKVEKALVAFLKSPVPIIPVVGKHITLSGGKRFRPASLLLVAEACGYKGPRRTVLSVVTEYMHTATLLHDDVVDGGTVRRGKPSANVVYGNSVSVLVGDFLFARASQLMTEDGDLDVLGIYARTLVSLTEGEVLQLMKSKDPAISEKDYLRVVFHKTASLIAAATETGAVLAGADAALRRKMFEYGSSVGIAFQLMDDILDYTGTEKDLGKRPYADLREGKVTLPLIQALRVASDSDRAHAAAILSGRSVGEGDIRSLADLVAANGGIEYTEKLARQYVARGKRQLAGLPDSPARTALEVLSDYIVSRTN; translated from the coding sequence ATGGCGCGCGCAATCACCGATATCGACGACGTTTTCCATCACATCAGCGCCGACCTCAAGAAGGTCGAGAAGGCGCTCGTCGCCTTCCTGAAGTCTCCCGTCCCCATCATCCCGGTCGTCGGGAAGCACATCACGCTGTCCGGCGGTAAGCGTTTCCGGCCGGCGTCGCTGCTGCTGGTGGCGGAGGCGTGCGGCTACAAGGGGCCCCGGCGCACCGTCCTGTCGGTCGTCACCGAGTACATGCACACCGCAACGCTGCTGCACGACGACGTCGTCGACGGCGGCACCGTCCGGCGCGGGAAGCCGTCGGCCAACGTGGTATACGGCAATTCCGTCAGCGTCCTCGTGGGCGACTTCCTCTTCGCCCGCGCCTCGCAGCTCATGACCGAGGACGGCGACCTCGACGTTCTCGGCATCTACGCCCGCACGCTGGTGTCGCTCACCGAGGGCGAGGTGCTCCAGCTCATGAAATCGAAAGATCCCGCCATCTCCGAGAAAGACTACCTGCGCGTCGTCTTCCACAAGACGGCCTCGCTCATCGCCGCCGCTACCGAGACGGGCGCCGTGCTCGCGGGCGCCGACGCCGCGCTTCGCCGGAAGATGTTCGAGTACGGCTCATCGGTCGGCATCGCCTTCCAGCTCATGGACGACATCCTCGACTACACCGGCACCGAGAAGGATCTTGGCAAGAGGCCGTACGCCGACCTGCGCGAAGGGAAGGTCACGCTGCCGCTGATCCAGGCGCTTCGCGTGGCGTCCGACAGCGATCGCGCGCATGCGGCTGCAATCTTGTCGGGCCGGTCGGTGGGCGAAGGGGACATCCGCTCCCTGGCCGACCTGGTCGCCGCGAACGGCGGCATCGAATACACCGAAAAGTTGGCGCGCCAGTACGTCGCGCGCGGTAAGCGTCAGCTCGCCGGCCTCCCCGACTCGCCCGCCCGCACCGCACTCGAAGTCCTCTCCGACTACATCGTCTCCCGCACGAATTAA
- a CDS encoding prepilin-type N-terminal cleavage/methylation domain-containing protein, translating to MSKSRAGFTLVEIVVVIAVISILASMAVPFAAKMIDSAREESTRKRMLDIDKAILGDPATGTFGFVGDMGRLPNGANPVQQLGSGTGMPGTSNGQLGVRYGYNGPYINSGFSAASYYTDAWGRNFDYNFPNVGQIRSRGADGVAGTAPNFGDDIIYPPNQVNINGRLTVNVYVWDNTQFVPNPTLTTYPGTTGWVRVYFSNNGVQSAMPLSLSPTLAAPPFVFTVPAGAHAVLGSITLPAKPAATGQAVAAVPSNNQQTVLNLYLR from the coding sequence ATGAGCAAATCCCGGGCGGGATTCACGCTCGTCGAGATCGTCGTCGTGATCGCGGTCATCTCGATCCTGGCCTCGATGGCGGTGCCGTTCGCGGCGAAGATGATCGATTCCGCGCGGGAGGAGAGCACGAGGAAGCGGATGCTCGACATCGACAAGGCGATCCTGGGAGACCCCGCGACGGGGACGTTCGGTTTCGTCGGCGATATGGGCCGGCTGCCCAACGGCGCCAACCCCGTCCAACAGCTCGGTTCGGGGACGGGGATGCCCGGCACTTCGAACGGCCAGCTCGGCGTCCGGTACGGCTACAACGGGCCCTACATCAACTCGGGCTTCAGCGCGGCGAGCTACTACACCGACGCCTGGGGCCGGAACTTCGACTACAACTTCCCGAACGTCGGCCAGATCCGCAGCCGCGGGGCCGATGGCGTGGCGGGAACCGCGCCGAACTTCGGCGACGACATCATCTACCCCCCCAACCAGGTCAACATCAACGGCCGCCTGACGGTCAACGTCTACGTCTGGGACAACACGCAGTTCGTCCCCAACCCGACGCTCACGACCTATCCGGGCACGACGGGGTGGGTCCGCGTCTATTTCTCCAACAACGGCGTACAGTCCGCGATGCCGCTCTCGCTCTCGCCCACGCTCGCCGCGCCCCCGTTCGTGTTCACCGTCCCGGCGGGCGCCCACGCGGTCCTGGGAAGCATCACCCTCCCGGCGAAACCTGCGGCCACCGGACAGGCGGTCGCGGCCGTGCCGTCCAACAACCAGCAGACCGTGCTGAACCTCTACCTGCGGTGA
- a CDS encoding type II secretion system protein GspG translates to MKKGNNSGFTLVEVVVVVAVIAILAAVLTPYITKYIDDSKIAKAKNEVQVISASLANLYKDTGRWPTSQAAPNAAYLAWTTTAPTTFPGMLTGAWATAANTGNLANHLVTNGPPVNYPATGDMMWRGPYATTIPLDPWGHPYLVYVPAAGAVNPPPPIWVLSAGPNGIVNNAANAPALVNAANNDDIGIRIR, encoded by the coding sequence ATGAAGAAGGGTAACAACAGCGGTTTCACTTTGGTCGAAGTCGTGGTCGTCGTCGCGGTCATCGCCATCCTGGCCGCGGTCCTCACGCCGTACATCACGAAATACATCGACGATTCCAAGATCGCCAAGGCCAAGAACGAGGTGCAGGTCATCTCGGCTTCGCTCGCCAACCTCTACAAGGATACGGGTCGATGGCCGACCTCGCAGGCGGCGCCGAATGCGGCCTACCTCGCCTGGACCACGACCGCGCCGACCACCTTCCCTGGCATGCTGACGGGTGCCTGGGCCACCGCCGCCAACACCGGAAATCTCGCGAATCACCTGGTGACGAACGGCCCCCCGGTGAACTACCCGGCAACCGGCGACATGATGTGGAGGGGACCTTACGCCACGACCATTCCCCTCGACCCGTGGGGCCATCCTTACCTCGTTTATGTACCGGCGGCGGGTGCCGTCAATCCTCCGCCCCCGATCTGGGTGCTTTCCGCAGGTCCCAACGGCATCGTCAACAATGCAGCCAACGCCCCGGCGCTGGTCAATGCCGCGAACAACGACGACATCGGGATCCGAATCCGATAA
- a CDS encoding secretin N-terminal domain-containing protein, whose product MKILPIAGILIALGVAGCAKPQTVRREPPPRVTVAREAAPEARVEVPLPESPVEAVESEKEGPSDFRKASRRYTLVLNGTEARELFLSLAKENDLNIVLSPEVTGTVTLDIKEATAPEIIEEACLILGCRAEFSGKTVRILPEKRVTRLFRLDYVLTSRVGTGMISASTSTGSSSGGSSGGSSSSGGSGGGGGESQSTNSIQTEEKVDFWGGLSEELTTLLSGGDAKVVVNRAAGTVMVSDFPANIERIGSYLNVLESRSRTGVMIEAKILEVTLDDKTQYGIDWSAAPGLDRVNLAGSLGGGNVFSQSLSTLASGTQPTFQFGIAGSRFTAMLNAMASSGQLNVLSTPKISTLNNQKAIIRIGRQDVFFRATVTPATTTSAAVITYNPDTITEGIILSVTPQIGRGGNVMLSIHPSITAKVGEAKAPDGNTAPVVDVRETNTLVNVADGQSVFIGGLMQETTQEVVTSVPLLGDIPWMGALFRNTSHSKKKTELVILITPHVVPPADMAATGRKELESIRHHDRGYHVGGKPWIYGTGGELLGISPWEE is encoded by the coding sequence GTGAAGATTCTGCCGATCGCCGGCATCTTGATCGCTTTGGGGGTGGCCGGCTGCGCGAAGCCGCAGACGGTGCGCCGGGAGCCCCCGCCCCGCGTGACGGTCGCGCGGGAGGCCGCGCCCGAGGCGCGCGTCGAGGTTCCCCTTCCCGAGTCGCCGGTGGAAGCGGTCGAATCCGAGAAGGAAGGCCCATCCGATTTCCGCAAGGCATCGCGCCGCTACACGCTGGTGCTCAACGGCACCGAGGCGCGCGAGCTGTTCCTGTCGCTGGCGAAGGAGAACGACCTCAACATCGTCTTGTCGCCCGAGGTGACGGGGACGGTGACGCTCGACATCAAGGAGGCGACCGCCCCCGAAATCATCGAGGAGGCGTGCCTGATACTTGGCTGCCGCGCCGAATTCTCCGGGAAGACCGTCCGCATCCTTCCCGAGAAACGGGTCACGCGGCTGTTCCGGCTCGATTACGTCCTCACCTCCCGCGTGGGCACCGGAATGATCTCGGCGTCGACCTCGACGGGAAGCAGCAGCGGCGGCAGCAGCGGGGGAAGCAGCTCTTCCGGCGGCAGCGGGGGAGGCGGCGGCGAAAGCCAGAGCACGAACAGCATCCAGACCGAAGAGAAGGTCGACTTCTGGGGCGGCCTATCTGAGGAGCTGACGACGCTCCTGTCGGGCGGCGATGCGAAGGTCGTCGTGAACCGCGCGGCCGGCACCGTGATGGTGAGCGACTTTCCGGCCAACATAGAACGGATCGGGAGCTACCTCAACGTGCTCGAGTCGCGTTCCCGCACGGGAGTCATGATCGAGGCGAAAATCCTCGAGGTGACGCTCGACGACAAGACGCAGTACGGCATCGACTGGTCGGCGGCGCCCGGGCTCGACCGCGTAAACCTCGCAGGCTCGCTGGGCGGCGGGAACGTGTTCAGCCAGTCGCTATCGACGCTCGCGTCCGGAACCCAGCCCACCTTCCAGTTCGGGATCGCGGGGAGCCGCTTCACGGCCATGCTCAACGCGATGGCGTCATCGGGGCAGCTCAACGTGCTGTCGACGCCGAAGATCTCGACGCTCAACAACCAGAAGGCGATCATCCGGATCGGCCGCCAGGACGTCTTCTTCCGTGCGACCGTCACGCCGGCGACCACGACGTCGGCTGCGGTCATCACCTACAATCCCGATACGATCACCGAGGGAATCATCCTCAGCGTGACGCCGCAGATCGGCCGGGGCGGCAACGTGATGCTCTCGATCCACCCGTCGATCACGGCCAAGGTGGGCGAGGCGAAGGCGCCCGACGGCAACACGGCGCCCGTCGTCGACGTGCGCGAGACCAACACCCTGGTCAACGTGGCCGACGGCCAGAGCGTCTTCATCGGGGGGCTGATGCAGGAGACGACGCAGGAGGTCGTCACCTCGGTCCCGCTGCTGGGCGACATCCCGTGGATGGGCGCGCTTTTCCGGAACACGAGCCACAGCAAGAAGAAGACGGAGCTGGTCATCCTGATCACGCCGCACGTGGTCCCGCCGGCCGATATGGCCGCCACCGGCCGGAAGGAGCTCGAGTCGATCCGGCACCACGATCGCGGGTACCACGTCGGGGGCAAGCCCTGGATCTACGGGACCGGGGGCGAGCTGCTCGGAATCTCCCCCTGGGAAGAGTAG